In the genome of Rissa tridactyla isolate bRisTri1 chromosome Z, bRisTri1.patW.cur.20221130, whole genome shotgun sequence, the window TTTCAACCTTTATTTCTAGTTACGGTCTCCCTTTCCAGTGCATTGTCTCATGGTATCACCGACTGTGTCAACTAGTTGGTTAGAGAAATAATTAATTACTTTAACAATGAGGAAAAACTCACTGGAGTTTTACATAAGATGCATCATTTAAAGTATTATTAATACAAATAGCAATTACACACATTTTTCCTCCCAGACATGCAGATCAAAATCAGAGGGATAAAGTCACTAGACagtttgctgtatttctttataAGGAAATACATCAAATCTTTAGTAAAGCAAGTTTAAGTCAGTACACGTCTAGTAGAAACAAAGTATGTTTCATGTTAAATTAGTAAATGTCTAAAAGTTAAACTTTGACAGTAGTCATTAAACATTTTATATGTTCTCAGTTTAAAGATTCTGACTTCTGAACTAGTAAGAATTTGTGACACGCTCACTTACCATGAAGGAACACTCTTTATATTATATAAAGTATATAAAGTACATACCTATGCTCTGCCTCAAGTGAGCTTGAAAGAACATCTGCCTGAGGGAAAGCTGAAGATCGAATGATCTGTTGAGATGTAACTGAAGCATTGCCATTCTCCTGCGGAATTTCGTTTTCAAAGTTTCGGTTTATATCTCTCTCATGATGAGGACTGTTGCTGTTATGCAAGCTAAAGGACTCATTACCCTGTTAAAAATAATCACACATCAAAAAGTTTAAAAGTAAACTCCATTCACAAGAAAATGTCTGCAAGCACTGCAACTCTGTGattcagtttaatttaaataaagttCACATGGAGACCCTCTATACTAATTTAGGGGTAATTCTATTCATACTTCAAGATATTGCAATACCTGGATACTACAGAAGTCTTAAGTTATGCCACTAATCAAGTAATGCTGAAAGCAACTCCCACGCTCTGCCTCAAACATTTTTCTACAAAGTTTCAAATATATcttaaaattcaaatttatttAAGCTGCCTTTTATACTTAACAGAAATAACAGGTTATCTGTTGAACTTACAATGACCCTAATTAAATACCAGGCCCATGTGTGTCAGAAGTCTGAAAGCATAAGTTCTCAAGTTTATTTAGTGTAAGGGGCAACAACTACTCCAGGCTACATGTTACATACATCTGGCCAAGGACATTACAACATCCACTACTAAAaagcctttgttttatttttcttaaatacacttgTCTTCTGAAAATCAGCTGTGTACAATGGGACAACCAAATGTATTTGACATATGTATCAAAGATATTATGAACTCAAGACAATTTCAGGATGGAAACCCCCACCAAGTTCATGTACTATTTTCAGAATTCTGAAGCTCATGACAGCATTTCACAATATTTTTCTAATCTTACAGCAAAATCTTCGTGTATTTCTTAAACACAAATGAACAACATTACCCCCGATACCCATCTCATGGTGCTCAGCCACAGGATGCCTAATGAAAAGATGCAGAACTTTCTTAGCTCACACATACAGCTACGTCCCATTacagcaaattttattttgcctGAAATAAGAACAGGGTCAGCAAAATCAATCTTACTTTTATGAGCAATGCACACCggcactgtttcttttttacctCTCTGAATGAAAGTAAACCTTCTCAAAACCACTCATTTTTCTGGCTGATTTGTAATTTatgatgttttttcattttgttaaaacACTTTAAACAACTCATTTAAAGAGATTACAGCTGATTATAGGCCTGTAATCACCTCATCCTGAATAATACTATACTTATTTTCATTTGAGAACTATGTACAATAACTATGCTTATGGCTTGTTGGTGGCTGGTAGCACTGACACAAATATTATCTGGTACCACCCAAGCACTGCGTAAACCAACCCACATTGAAAGAAACCCGACACGTATTATAAATAGACAATACAGGCCTCCAAGTTCTCAATTATAAAGTAAAACCAGGTTCTTTATATATGCATAAATTGAACTATTGCTCCTATGACTAGACCAAGAACAGAGAACTCCTGGCTATCTAACACTCTAATTAGAAAGGAAATGCTTTGAGAAGCAGGATGAAGTTTTTCGATTAATTGTTTTGCAGGATAACTAATAGCAAGAGTATAAAACTCAGCCTTACACTAGTccatggggccagatgggatccagccaaaggtactgagggagctggtggaagtgctcaccaagccactttccatcattcatcagcagtcctggctaaccagggaggtcccagttgactggaagttagcaaatgtgatacTTATCTACATGAAGGGCCACAAGGAGGAtccaaggaactacaggcctgtcagtctgacctcagtgccagggaaggttatggagcagatcatcatgagtgccatcacacagcacaCACAGGACAACCAgacgatcaggcccagtcagcatgggtttatgaaaggcaggtcctacttgacaaacctgatctccttttATGACATGATGACCCACTTAAttatgagggaaaagctgtgcatgttgtttacctggaatttagtaaagcctttgacaccatttcccacagtattctcctggagaaactgactgctcatggcttggacaggtgtactcttcgctaggtaacaaagagttgtggtgaacaGAATTAAATCCAATTGGCAGCCGGTCAAAAAtgttgctccccagggctcaCTACTGGGATCAGTTGTGTTTAATAtgtttatcaatgacctggacaaggggatcgagtgcaccctcagtaagtttccGGATGATACCAACTTGGGCaggatctgcttgagggtaggaagactctacagagggatttggacaggttggatcaatgggccaaggccaatggtgtgagcttcagtaaggccaagtgccgggtcctggacttgggtcacaacaaccccatgcagcgctacaggcctggggaagatgGCTAGAAAGCTGTCCGGTGGAAAAGGATgtgggggtgttggtcaatagccggctgaatatgagccagcagtgtgcccaggtggccaaaaaggccaacagcatcctggcttgtatcagaaataatgtggccagcaggactagggaagtggttgatACCTCTCTACTTGGCACtgctgaggctgcacctcaagtactgtgttcagttttgggcccctcactacaagaaagacactgaggtgctggagcatgtccagagaagggcaacaaagctggtgagggtctagagcacaagtcttatgaggagcagctgagggaactggggttgtttagtttggagaaaaggaggctgagaggagactatcgctctctacaactacctgaaaggaggttgtagagacatAGATCAATCttttctcccaggtaacaggcaataggacaagaggaaatggcgtCAAGTTGTggcagcagaggtttagactagatattaggaaaaatgtcttcactgaaagggttgtcaagcctgtcaacaggctgcccagagaagtggttgagtcaccatccctgaaggtatttaaaggACACATAGATGcggcacttaaggacatggtttagtggtagactgggcagtgttaggttagtagttggactcgatgatcttaaaggtcttgtccaacctaagcaattctatgattctatgattagtttAGTGTACTAAGTTTCATTTATTCTTGTTATTGTTGCCAAAGACACAGATGTACCTCAGTTATCAACATGTGTGAAGAGataatgcagaaaggaaaaaagaaactactACTGCTAAGAAGCACTGGAGGAACAGTAGTGCTTGGAACAGCTTTTTTAAATTCATCAAAATGTAATTCCTTTCCTTCATTTAGAGATCCAAGACCATAACTTAGCAGCTGTTTACAACAAAATAAGAAGCAGTTTATGGTGCGTCTGAAAACTACTACAGCTGGATCACAGTAGGTATGAACAAAACTACCTTCTCTTGCCCAGCATGATTCTCATCTTCATGTTCCTCTTCCACTCTATCTTGTTTTAATGCTTTCAAAAATTCACTCTTCTTATCAGTCCGCATTCTTGTCAATTTTGTTAAACGAGGCTGACCAACTTTGTCAACAGGGGACGAAGAATTTGACCTGTTACACTAATGTAGGGAGTCAGAAAAAGATAGAATGTTAGAAGTTTATTCATGTAGAAAACTTTGAATGAAAGACAAAAGGACTCCCTGGCACCCATAGTTTCAGGTTTCGCATTTATCCACAGTcaaaagcagagggaagacaGTTGTATTTCAGTATATGTAGTTCTTACATGTAAACCCAGAGATGCTGGTTTACAGAGCACTGCTAATGAACAGTGGACCTTCTGAAGTATACCATAACATTAGCAGTTTTGAAGTTTGAACCTATCAGGCTCTACTTCCTAATGCAACATTTTTACTCCAGAGCAAACCTACAAAGCAAACTGTGCACTACTTAAAGGCCAGTGATGTGCCTCCATATTTCTCACACACTGACTTCCAAAAAAACTTATGTAATAGAATTCTGCATAAAAGTATCATCTAaccaaattaaacattttatagATTTGATAAGAACTACAGACTTTGCTTTACCTCTTTCACTGAATTTTGTGATACAGTAAACGCCTTGGCAGTTGATTTGAAAGGACTGAAATTGCCAACACCATATGCAGATTCATGAGAAAATGGATTcccaagtttattttcttttgcttggcTTTTCCACTGTGTAGGCTAAACaagaattttaacaaaaatttaaAGAGTCATTAACTACAATAGCATTATTTTCAGGAGTCTTCAGAAAAATGATTAAGCAAAAGCAAATCATAACTATGACCACCATTTAATGGAAACACCTCTTTTCTTGTGGAAAAGAGACTGTTTATGAGCATACGAGCAATTCATCTGCTCACAAATACAGTTTAcactttttatataaatattaaaatttcaaagcaatGAAGAACCTCATGTTTGTGgtattaagaataaaaatatgagTCTTCAACAGCTGAAAGTATTGTTTTTAACGTAGAATGTTAGAGAGTTACGAATTGCTCCACCACATGCTCTCAAGAGcgcagaaaaaaatcctgaaacaaaaatcaagacaTGAACATGGAAAATTGCATTTGGAAAGGTACCAGAATGACACTAATAGGTTGCAA includes:
- the GPBP1 gene encoding vasculin isoform X8, encoding MLVIKKGSTKELQISGFPVVGSLHSQPVRNGTGTSVYKGLVPKPVTPPAKPTQWKSQAKENKLGNPFSHESAYGVGNFSPFKSTAKAFTVSQNSVKECNRSNSSSPVDKVGQPRLTKLTRMRTDKKSEFLKALKQDRVEEEHEDENHAGQEKGNESFSLHNSNSPHHERDINRNFENEIPQENGNASVTSQQIIRSSAFPQADVLSSSLEAEHRLLKEMGWQEDSENDETCAPLTEDEMREFRVISEQLQKNGLRKNGILKNGLICNFKFSPWKNSTFKSALENDDSETSSSDTSDDDDV